A region of Chlamydia crocodili DNA encodes the following proteins:
- the argS gene encoding arginine--tRNA ligase, with amino-acid sequence MTLLSYLSSLCREATLLAFPRLENISPDITQSTKDHFGHYQCNDAMKLARTLKMAPKAIAEAIVSHIPKEIFASIEIAGAGFINFTFSKEFLNKSLKTFSENLALGFRVKNPKKVVIDFSSPNIAKDMHVGHLRSTIIGDCLARVFAFVGNDVLRLNHIGDWGTAFGMLITYLQEEASEDIENLEDLTVLYKKAHARFAEDTEFKKRSQTNVVALQAGDPAALKLWKQICDISERAFQKIYNVLDIAIEKRGESFYNPFLSEIIQDLESKNLITISDNAKCVFHEGFSIPLMVQKSDGGYNYATTDLAAMRHRVKNDGADKIIIVTDMGQSLHFQLLEATALAAGYLPNKETFSHVGFGLVLDSEGKKFKTRSGENIKLKELLDTAIDQAKATLREHRPEMSDEEITVRAPILGINAIKYADLSSHRVSDYIFSFEKMLRFEGNTAMFLLYAYVRIQGIKRRLGIENLDLKSAASIQEPSEEALALALLRFPEAIDLTLKELCPHFLTDYLYMLTNKFNAFFRDCHIEGSSHQKERLDLCALVEKTLAAGMHLLGLQTLDRL; translated from the coding sequence ATGACTCTGCTGTCTTATTTATCTTCTCTATGTCGAGAAGCAACTCTATTAGCATTCCCTCGATTAGAAAATATTTCTCCTGATATCACTCAATCTACAAAAGACCATTTTGGTCACTATCAATGTAATGATGCGATGAAACTCGCTCGTACATTAAAAATGGCTCCCAAAGCTATTGCAGAAGCCATTGTCAGTCATATTCCCAAAGAGATTTTTGCTTCTATAGAAATTGCTGGCGCAGGTTTTATCAATTTTACATTTTCAAAAGAATTTCTGAATAAAAGTCTAAAAACATTTTCTGAGAATTTAGCTTTAGGATTTCGTGTTAAGAATCCCAAAAAAGTTGTTATTGATTTTTCTTCTCCAAATATTGCTAAAGATATGCATGTGGGACACCTACGCTCCACAATTATCGGAGATTGCTTAGCACGTGTTTTTGCTTTTGTAGGCAATGACGTTTTACGCTTGAATCATATAGGTGATTGGGGAACAGCTTTTGGCATGTTAATCACCTACCTTCAAGAAGAAGCTTCCGAAGATATAGAGAACCTCGAAGATCTAACAGTATTATATAAAAAAGCGCATGCACGCTTTGCTGAAGATACAGAATTTAAAAAACGCTCACAAACGAATGTCGTTGCTTTACAAGCTGGAGATCCTGCCGCTTTAAAATTATGGAAACAAATTTGTGATATTTCTGAGAGAGCCTTTCAAAAGATTTACAATGTTTTAGATATTGCTATCGAAAAACGAGGGGAATCTTTTTATAATCCTTTCCTTTCTGAAATTATTCAAGATTTAGAAAGCAAGAATCTCATTACTATTTCTGATAACGCAAAATGTGTTTTCCATGAGGGCTTTTCCATTCCTCTAATGGTACAGAAAAGCGATGGGGGCTATAACTATGCTACTACGGATTTAGCTGCTATGCGCCATCGCGTAAAAAACGACGGTGCTGATAAAATTATCATTGTCACCGATATGGGACAATCTCTACATTTCCAACTTCTTGAAGCTACAGCATTAGCTGCAGGCTATCTACCTAATAAAGAAACCTTCTCCCACGTAGGTTTTGGTCTTGTTCTTGATTCTGAAGGGAAAAAATTCAAAACACGTTCTGGAGAAAATATAAAACTCAAAGAGTTGTTAGATACTGCTATAGATCAAGCAAAAGCCACCTTAAGAGAACACCGTCCAGAAATGTCTGATGAAGAGATTACAGTACGTGCTCCTATTTTAGGTATTAATGCAATTAAATATGCGGATCTTTCTTCTCATCGCGTGAGTGATTATATCTTTTCTTTTGAAAAGATGCTTCGTTTTGAGGGTAACACTGCAATGTTCCTTCTTTATGCTTATGTACGTATTCAAGGAATAAAGCGGCGTTTGGGGATAGAAAACTTAGATTTAAAATCCGCGGCAAGTATTCAAGAACCTTCTGAAGAAGCCTTAGCTTTAGCACTATTGCGTTTCCCAGAAGCCATTGATCTAACTCTAAAAGAGCTCTGCCCGCATTTCCTAACCGACTACTTATATATGCTTACGAACAAGTTCAACGCCTTCTTTAGAGATTGCCACATTGAAGGGTCCTCCCATCAAAAAGAACGTTTGGATCTTTGTGCTCTTGTTGAAAAGACCCTAGCTGCAGGCATGCACCTATTAGGATTACAGACTTTAGATAGATTGTGA
- a CDS encoding lysophospholipid acyltransferase family protein translates to MIFTVCKFLTRVAFTLLYRHKVYGVKKNLVKGAAIIASNHNSYLDPIALNLSVRGCLHHLARSTLFSNRFTGWLHKEWGSYPVKRGGGNSAAFKAAFELFKKKKKLIIYPEGERSPTGELLPGKVGIGLIAIKARVPVVPVYVGGTYEIFNRYQKLPKIWKTVTCVFGTPLTFDDLIDNDTLSSKETYQIATDRIMNKIAELKTWYENGCIGEVP, encoded by the coding sequence ATGATATTTACAGTTTGTAAATTCCTTACCAGAGTTGCCTTTACCTTACTCTATAGACATAAAGTGTATGGTGTAAAAAAGAATCTTGTTAAAGGAGCCGCTATCATTGCTTCTAATCATAACTCATATTTAGATCCTATAGCTCTAAATTTATCTGTTCGTGGTTGTCTACATCATCTGGCACGCTCTACATTATTCAGCAATCGATTTACAGGATGGTTACATAAAGAATGGGGATCTTATCCCGTTAAAAGAGGCGGGGGCAATTCCGCAGCATTTAAAGCCGCTTTTGAACTCTTTAAAAAGAAGAAAAAGCTTATTATTTATCCCGAAGGAGAGCGTAGCCCGACTGGCGAGTTGCTTCCTGGAAAAGTTGGGATTGGCTTGATAGCTATTAAAGCTCGAGTTCCTGTAGTTCCCGTCTATGTTGGAGGTACTTACGAGATTTTTAATCGTTATCAAAAACTTCCTAAAATTTGGAAAACAGTTACTTGTGTTTTTGGTACACCACTAACTTTTGACGATTTGATTGATAATGACACTCTAAGCTCTAAAGAAACTTATCAAATAGCTACTGATAGAATTATGAATAAAATAGCTGAGCTAAAAACTTGGTATGAAAATGGCTGTATAGGAGAGGTTCCTTAA